One Paraburkholderia dioscoreae DNA segment encodes these proteins:
- a CDS encoding efflux RND transporter periplasmic adaptor subunit, which translates to MRVERVPFRLISAATAAVLLAACGPKQSAPPPQTPEVGVVTVQPTAVPVVTELPGRTSAFLVAQVRARVDGIVLRREFTEGSEVKAGQRLYKIDPAPYIATLNNAKATLAKAQANLVSTTAQANRYKVLVAANAVSKQDYDNAVAAEGQAAADVAAGKAAVDTAQINLGYTDVVSPVSGQVGISQVTPGAYVQASAATLMATVQTLDPVYVDLTQSSLDGLKLRREMQEGRLKTTGPDAAKVSLILEDGRTYSEKGKLQFTDVTVDQGTGSVTVRAIFKNADRVLLPGMFVRARIDEGVNDNALVVPQVGVTHDQKGQPTALVVGNDGKVVLRQLVTSGTYGSNWVVESGLNPGDRVIVQGTDKAKPGMQVKTVAAQLPATPASDASAQGAPAASGAAQTAQPASAASGA; encoded by the coding sequence ATGCGCGTCGAACGGGTTCCATTCCGCTTAATCAGTGCCGCGACGGCTGCCGTATTGCTGGCAGCGTGCGGACCAAAACAATCTGCGCCGCCGCCACAAACGCCCGAAGTCGGCGTTGTCACTGTTCAGCCGACGGCCGTGCCCGTCGTCACCGAATTGCCCGGCCGCACCAGTGCCTTCCTCGTCGCGCAAGTGCGCGCACGGGTCGACGGCATCGTGCTGCGCCGCGAGTTCACGGAAGGCAGTGAGGTCAAGGCCGGTCAGCGTCTGTACAAGATCGATCCGGCGCCGTACATCGCCACGTTGAATAACGCCAAGGCGACGCTCGCGAAGGCGCAGGCCAACCTCGTGTCCACCACGGCGCAGGCCAATCGCTACAAGGTGCTGGTGGCCGCCAACGCGGTCAGCAAGCAGGACTACGACAATGCGGTCGCGGCAGAAGGCCAGGCGGCGGCTGACGTCGCCGCGGGCAAGGCGGCGGTCGACACGGCGCAGATCAATCTGGGCTACACCGACGTCGTGTCGCCGGTGAGCGGCCAGGTCGGCATCTCGCAGGTCACGCCGGGCGCCTACGTGCAAGCCAGCGCCGCCACGCTGATGGCCACTGTGCAGACACTCGATCCGGTCTATGTGGACCTGACGCAATCGAGTCTCGACGGCCTGAAGCTGCGCCGCGAGATGCAGGAAGGGCGCCTGAAAACGACGGGTCCGGACGCCGCCAAGGTGTCGCTGATTCTCGAAGACGGCCGCACCTATTCGGAAAAAGGCAAGCTGCAGTTCACCGACGTGACGGTCGACCAGGGCACCGGTTCGGTCACGGTGCGCGCGATCTTCAAGAACGCCGACCGGGTGTTGCTGCCGGGCATGTTCGTGCGTGCGCGCATCGACGAAGGCGTGAACGACAACGCGCTCGTGGTGCCGCAAGTCGGCGTGACGCACGACCAGAAGGGTCAGCCGACCGCGCTCGTCGTCGGCAACGACGGCAAGGTCGTATTGCGTCAACTGGTTACGTCCGGCACGTACGGTTCGAACTGGGTGGTCGAAAGCGGCCTGAATCCGGGCGACCGCGTGATCGTGCAGGGCACCGACAAGGCGAAGCCCGGCATGCAGGTCAAGACCGTTGCCGCGCAACTCCCCGCCACACCCGCTTCCGACGCCTCCGCTCAGGGCGCGCCGGCCGCCAGCGGTGCTGCGCAGACGGCTCAACCTGCCTCCGCTGCATCGGGCGCGTAA
- a CDS encoding helix-turn-helix domain-containing protein has translation MATPASSAATLGEPPRHVVAVVAFDRISPFHLSVPCVVFGEDRSGGGVPDFDFRVCAAETGALTTTAGFSIAVTHGLEALADADTIIVPSWRDPAETPPDALLDALCAAHARGAQLVGLCLGAFVLAAAGLLDGRPASTHWAWADDFARRYPRVRLDPNVLYVDDGNVLTSAGTAAGLDCCLHVMRKMCGAQVANHVARRLVVPPHRQGGQAQFVQQPMPPNVRGNRLSGLLDWVSGNLALPHTLDTLAGRALMSRRTFTRRFRLATGTTVGAWLLAQRLARVQQLLESTDESVEAIAGIAGFGSAASLRQHFAEAFRTSPSAWRREFRGV, from the coding sequence ATGGCCACGCCCGCTTCCTCCGCCGCGACACTCGGCGAACCGCCCCGTCACGTCGTCGCGGTGGTCGCGTTCGACCGCATCAGTCCGTTCCACCTGTCGGTGCCGTGCGTGGTGTTCGGCGAGGATCGCAGCGGCGGCGGCGTGCCGGACTTCGACTTTCGCGTCTGCGCCGCCGAAACGGGCGCGCTGACTACCACGGCGGGCTTTTCGATCGCCGTCACGCATGGACTCGAAGCGCTGGCCGATGCCGATACGATCATCGTGCCGAGCTGGCGCGATCCGGCCGAAACGCCGCCCGACGCGCTGCTCGACGCGCTGTGCGCCGCCCATGCGCGCGGCGCGCAACTGGTCGGGCTCTGTCTGGGCGCGTTCGTGCTGGCGGCCGCCGGCCTCCTCGACGGCCGTCCGGCCTCGACACATTGGGCCTGGGCCGACGACTTCGCGCGCCGTTACCCGCGCGTGCGCCTCGACCCCAACGTGCTCTATGTCGACGACGGCAATGTGCTGACCTCGGCCGGCACCGCCGCCGGTCTCGACTGCTGTCTGCATGTGATGCGCAAGATGTGCGGCGCGCAGGTGGCCAATCACGTGGCGCGCCGGTTGGTGGTGCCGCCGCATCGGCAAGGCGGCCAGGCGCAATTCGTTCAGCAGCCCATGCCGCCGAATGTGCGCGGCAACCGCCTGTCGGGCCTGCTCGACTGGGTGAGCGGCAATCTGGCGTTGCCGCATACGCTCGACACGCTCGCCGGGCGTGCGCTGATGAGCCGCCGCACCTTCACGCGACGCTTCCGGCTCGCAACCGGCACGACTGTGGGCGCATGGTTGCTGGCACAGAGGCTTGCGCGCGTGCAGCAACTACTGGAAAGCACCGACGAGTCGGTGGAAGCGATCGCGGGAATCGCGGGTTTCGGCTCGGCCGCTTCGCTACGGCAGCATTTCGCGGAGGCGTTCCGCACGTCGCCGTCCGCATGGCGAAGGGAATTTCGCGGCGTGTGA
- a CDS encoding efflux RND transporter permease subunit codes for MAKFFIDRPIFAWVIAIILMLAGIASVFTLPIAQYPTIAPPAVQISATYPGASAKTVENTVTQVIEQQMSGLDHLLYLSSTSDDSGTATITLTFAAGTNPDIAQVQVQNKLQLATPLLPQAVQQLGTKVTKSSSSFLLVMAFVSEDGSMNKYDLANYVASNIQDPVSRIDGVGTVTLFGSQYAMRIWLDANKLTNFGLTPVDVQTALTAQNVQVAGGSLGGTPSVPGQVLQATITEATLLNTPEQFGNVLLKVNPDGSQVRIKDVGRIELGGENYNFDTKYNGQPTAGFGIQLATGANALATAKAVREKVAELSKYFPHGLVVQYPYDTTPFVRLSIEEVVKTLLEGIVLVFLVMYLFLQNLRATLIPTIAVPVVLLGTFAIMGLVGFSINTLSMFGLVLAIGLLVDDAIVVVENVERVMQEEGLSPRDATRKAMDQITGALVGVALVLSAVFVPVAFSGGSVGAIYRQFSLTIVAAMVLSVLVALILTPALCATILKPIEKGHQERTTGFFGWFNRTFNRSRDKYHSGVHHVIKRSGRWLIIYMVVIFAVGLLFVKLPKSFLPDEDQGTMFVLVQTPSGSTQETTARALKDVSDYLLNTEKSIVESTFTVNGFSFAGRGQNAGLVFVRMKDYSVRQHSDQKVQALVGRLFMHFGSYKNALVYPVNPPSIPELGTAAGFDFELQDRAGVGHEKLMEARNMLLGMAAKDPTLAQVRPNGLNDTPQFKVDIDHEKASALGVSLSAIDQTFSIAWASQYVNNFLDTDGRIKKVYLQGDAPFRMKPEDLNAWYVRNGAGNMVPFSSFASGTWTYGSPKLERYNGISAVEIQGAAAPGKSTGQAMTAMEALVAKLPAGVGYEWTGLSLQERQSGSQAPILYGISILVVFLCLAALYESWSIPFSVIMVVPLGVIGALLAATLRGLENDVFFQVGLLTTVGLSAKNAILIVEFARELQQGQGMGPIEAALEAARLRLRPILMTSLAFILGVMPLAISNGAGSASQHAIGTGVIGGMLTATFLAIFMIPMFFVVIRAKFGGEKEDPDEALAHYNQHHPHDGQGGGAADEGSGKDGH; via the coding sequence ATGGCAAAGTTCTTCATTGATCGCCCGATTTTTGCATGGGTGATCGCCATTATTCTGATGCTCGCGGGTATCGCGTCGGTCTTTACACTGCCGATCGCGCAATACCCGACCATCGCGCCGCCGGCCGTGCAGATCAGCGCAACGTACCCGGGCGCTTCGGCGAAGACGGTGGAAAACACCGTCACGCAGGTGATCGAGCAGCAGATGAGTGGTCTCGACCACTTGCTGTACCTGTCGTCCACGTCGGACGACTCGGGTACGGCAACCATCACGCTGACCTTCGCGGCCGGCACCAATCCTGACATCGCGCAGGTGCAGGTGCAGAACAAGCTGCAGCTGGCCACGCCGCTCCTGCCGCAAGCCGTGCAGCAACTGGGCACCAAGGTCACGAAGTCGAGCAGCAGCTTTCTGCTGGTCATGGCGTTCGTGTCCGAAGACGGCAGCATGAACAAGTACGACCTGGCGAACTACGTCGCGTCGAACATTCAGGATCCGGTCAGCCGTATCGACGGCGTGGGCACGGTGACGCTGTTCGGCTCGCAGTACGCCATGCGGATCTGGCTGGACGCGAACAAGCTCACCAACTTCGGCCTCACGCCGGTGGATGTGCAAACCGCGTTGACCGCGCAGAACGTGCAGGTCGCGGGCGGTTCGCTCGGCGGCACGCCGTCGGTGCCGGGCCAGGTGCTGCAGGCCACCATCACGGAAGCCACGCTGCTGAATACGCCTGAACAGTTCGGCAACGTGCTGCTGAAGGTGAACCCGGATGGCTCGCAGGTTCGTATCAAGGACGTCGGCCGCATCGAGCTGGGTGGCGAAAACTACAACTTCGACACCAAGTACAACGGCCAGCCGACGGCGGGCTTCGGTATTCAGCTCGCTACCGGCGCGAACGCGCTGGCTACCGCCAAGGCGGTGCGTGAGAAGGTCGCCGAACTGTCCAAGTACTTCCCGCACGGTCTGGTCGTGCAGTATCCGTACGACACCACGCCGTTCGTGCGCCTGTCGATCGAAGAAGTGGTCAAGACGCTGCTCGAAGGTATCGTGCTGGTGTTCCTGGTCATGTACCTGTTCCTGCAGAATCTGCGCGCCACGCTGATCCCGACGATCGCCGTGCCGGTGGTGCTGCTGGGCACGTTCGCGATCATGGGGCTGGTCGGTTTCTCGATCAACACGCTGTCCATGTTCGGGCTGGTGCTGGCAATCGGCCTGCTGGTGGACGATGCGATCGTGGTGGTGGAAAACGTCGAGCGTGTGATGCAGGAGGAGGGGCTATCGCCTCGTGACGCCACCCGCAAGGCGATGGATCAGATTACCGGCGCACTGGTCGGCGTGGCGCTCGTGCTGTCGGCGGTGTTCGTGCCGGTGGCGTTCTCCGGCGGCTCGGTCGGCGCGATCTACCGGCAGTTCTCGCTGACGATCGTGGCGGCGATGGTGCTGTCCGTGCTGGTGGCGTTGATTCTGACGCCCGCGTTGTGCGCGACGATCCTCAAGCCGATCGAAAAGGGTCACCAGGAAAGAACCACTGGCTTCTTCGGCTGGTTCAACCGCACTTTCAACAGAAGCCGCGACAAGTATCACTCTGGCGTGCACCACGTGATCAAGCGCTCGGGCCGTTGGCTGATCATCTATATGGTGGTGATCTTCGCGGTCGGCCTGCTGTTCGTGAAGTTGCCGAAGTCGTTCCTGCCTGACGAAGACCAGGGCACGATGTTCGTGCTGGTGCAAACGCCGTCCGGTTCCACGCAGGAAACCACGGCGCGCGCGCTGAAGGATGTGTCCGACTATCTGCTCAATACCGAGAAGAGCATTGTCGAATCGACCTTCACGGTGAACGGCTTCAGTTTTGCCGGTCGCGGCCAGAACGCCGGTCTCGTGTTCGTGCGGATGAAGGACTACTCGGTTCGCCAGCACTCGGATCAGAAGGTGCAGGCGCTGGTGGGCCGTCTCTTCATGCACTTCGGCAGCTACAAGAACGCGCTGGTGTATCCGGTGAATCCGCCGTCGATTCCTGAACTCGGCACGGCCGCGGGCTTCGACTTCGAATTGCAGGATCGCGCGGGCGTCGGTCACGAAAAGCTGATGGAAGCACGCAATATGCTGCTGGGCATGGCGGCGAAAGATCCGACGCTGGCTCAGGTGCGTCCGAACGGCCTGAACGACACGCCGCAGTTCAAGGTGGACATCGACCACGAGAAGGCTTCGGCGCTCGGCGTCTCGCTGTCCGCGATCGACCAGACGTTCTCGATCGCGTGGGCGTCGCAGTACGTGAACAACTTCCTCGATACCGACGGCCGGATCAAGAAGGTGTACCTGCAGGGCGATGCGCCGTTCCGCATGAAACCGGAAGACCTGAACGCGTGGTACGTGCGTAATGGCGCGGGTAACATGGTGCCGTTCTCGTCGTTCGCGAGCGGTACATGGACCTACGGTTCGCCGAAGCTGGAACGCTACAACGGTATTTCCGCGGTGGAAATCCAGGGCGCGGCGGCACCGGGCAAGTCGACCGGTCAGGCCATGACGGCGATGGAAGCACTGGTGGCGAAGCTGCCGGCGGGTGTCGGCTACGAATGGACGGGCTTGTCGCTGCAGGAGCGCCAGTCCGGTTCGCAGGCGCCGATTCTGTACGGCATCTCGATCCTCGTCGTGTTCCTGTGTCTCGCGGCGCTGTATGAAAGCTGGTCGATCCCGTTCTCGGTGATCATGGTGGTGCCGCTCGGCGTGATCGGCGCACTGCTGGCGGCCACGCTGCGCGGGCTCGAGAACGACGTGTTCTTCCAGGTGGGTTTGTTGACCACGGTGGGTCTGTCGGCGAAGAACGCGATTCTGATCGTGGAGTTCGCCCGCGAGCTGCAACAAGGTCAAGGCATGGGGCCGATCGAGGCCGCGCTGGAAGCAGCGCGTCTGCGGTTGCGTCCGATCCTGATGACCTCGCTCGCGTTCATTCTCGGCGTGATGCCGCTCGCCATCAGTAACGGCGCGGGTTCGGCCAGCCAGCACGCGATCGGTACCGGCGTGATCGGCGGGATGTTGACGGCGACCTTCCTCGCGATTTTCATGATCCCAATGTTCTTCGTCGTGATCCGCGCGAAATTCGGCGGCGAGAAGGAAGACCCGGATGAGGCGCTCGCACACTACAACCAGCACCATCCGCATGACGGCCAGGGCGGCGGGGCGGCTGATGAAGGCTCGGGCAAGGACGGACACTGA
- a CDS encoding DegQ family serine endoprotease codes for MNAKTLSRSAVAVAVAVALSAGYVAGHRDVPAPQVITPAQAAMMPAEAAAKTGIPDFSGLVETYGPAVVNISAKHVVKQTALRGNPGNGGGSQLPIDPSDPFYQFYKHFFGGMPGMQGGDGGDAPDQPSASLGSGFIVSNDGYILTNAHVVDGANVVTVKLTDKREFRAKVVGADKQSDVAVLKIDASNLPTVKIGDPRQSKVGQWVVAIGSPYGFDNTVTSGIISAKSRSLPNENYTPFIQTDVPVNPGNSGGPLFNLQGEVIGINSMIYSQTGGFQGLSFAIPINEAIKVKDDIVKTGHVSRGRLGVAVQGMNQTLANSFGMQKPQGALVSSVDPGGPAAKGGLQPGDVILSVNGEPVGDSADLPSQVAGLAPGSSATVQVWRDKATKDLKVTIGSLSDAKVASDKTDQPTQLQGRLGVAVRPLTPEEKSGASISHGLLVQQSGGAAESAGIQPGDVILAVNGRPISSVDQLKQMIASAGNSIALLIQRDNAQIFVPVDLG; via the coding sequence ATGAACGCGAAAACCTTGTCCCGCAGCGCTGTTGCAGTGGCTGTCGCCGTAGCGCTCTCCGCCGGCTATGTGGCGGGGCATCGCGACGTGCCCGCGCCGCAGGTGATCACGCCGGCGCAAGCCGCGATGATGCCCGCCGAAGCCGCCGCCAAAACCGGCATTCCCGACTTCTCCGGCCTCGTCGAAACGTATGGTCCGGCCGTCGTCAACATCAGCGCGAAGCACGTCGTCAAGCAGACGGCGCTGCGCGGTAATCCCGGCAACGGTGGCGGCAGCCAGTTGCCGATCGATCCTAGCGATCCGTTCTACCAGTTCTACAAGCACTTCTTCGGCGGCATGCCGGGCATGCAGGGCGGCGACGGCGGCGATGCGCCCGATCAGCCGAGCGCGAGCCTGGGTTCGGGATTCATCGTCAGCAATGATGGCTACATCCTGACCAATGCACACGTGGTGGACGGCGCCAACGTCGTCACCGTGAAGCTGACCGACAAGCGCGAATTCCGCGCGAAGGTGGTCGGCGCGGACAAGCAGTCCGACGTCGCCGTGCTGAAGATCGACGCGAGCAACCTGCCGACCGTGAAGATCGGCGACCCGCGCCAGAGCAAGGTCGGCCAGTGGGTCGTGGCGATCGGTTCGCCTTACGGTTTCGACAACACGGTGACCTCGGGCATCATCAGCGCCAAGTCGCGTTCGTTGCCTAACGAAAACTACACGCCGTTCATTCAGACCGACGTGCCGGTGAACCCGGGCAACTCGGGCGGTCCGCTCTTCAACCTGCAAGGCGAAGTGATCGGGATCAATTCGATGATCTATTCGCAGACGGGCGGCTTCCAGGGGCTTTCGTTCGCCATCCCGATCAATGAAGCGATCAAGGTCAAGGACGACATCGTCAAGACCGGCCACGTGAGCCGTGGACGACTCGGCGTGGCGGTGCAGGGCATGAACCAGACACTCGCCAATTCGTTCGGCATGCAGAAGCCGCAAGGCGCGCTGGTGAGTTCGGTCGATCCGGGCGGCCCCGCGGCCAAGGGCGGGTTGCAGCCGGGCGACGTGATTCTGTCGGTGAACGGTGAGCCGGTCGGCGATTCGGCCGATCTGCCGTCGCAGGTCGCGGGTCTGGCGCCGGGCAGCTCGGCAACCGTCCAGGTATGGCGCGACAAGGCCACCAAGGATCTGAAAGTGACCATCGGTTCGTTGTCGGATGCGAAGGTTGCCTCGGACAAGACCGATCAGCCGACCCAGTTGCAGGGTCGTCTCGGCGTGGCAGTGCGGCCGCTGACGCCAGAAGAGAAGAGCGGCGCGTCGATCTCGCACGGTCTGCTGGTGCAGCAGTCGGGCGGCGCGGCGGAAAGCGCGGGCATCCAGCCCGGCGACGTGATTCTGGCGGTTAACGGCCGGCCCATCTCGAGCGTCGATCAATTGAAGCAGATGATCGCCAGTGCCGGCAACAGCATCGCATTGCTGATCCAGCGCGACAACGCGCAGATCTTCGTGCCGGTCGATCTGGGCTGA
- a CDS encoding DUF427 domain-containing protein, whose translation MSDALTPHGSPSASMGGHTIVITGNNHRVRVIHGGVTMADTQAGLTLAETGLPDVFYFPRSDVNMARLERSAHTSHCPFKGDASYFHLRTEDGLIENAVWSYETPLESAGQIKGYLAFYASRVDRIDQTS comes from the coding sequence ATGAGCGATGCCTTGACACCTCACGGAAGCCCCAGCGCAAGTATGGGTGGGCATACCATCGTGATCACCGGCAACAACCATCGGGTGCGCGTGATACACGGCGGCGTGACCATGGCCGATACGCAGGCGGGGCTGACCCTGGCGGAAACCGGTTTGCCGGATGTGTTCTATTTTCCGCGTTCGGATGTGAACATGGCCCGGCTCGAACGTTCGGCACACACGTCGCACTGTCCGTTCAAGGGCGACGCGTCGTACTTCCATCTGCGCACGGAAGACGGCCTGATCGAAAACGCCGTGTGGAGTTACGAAACGCCGCTCGAGTCGGCGGGCCAGATCAAAGGGTATCTCGCGTTTTACGCATCGCGCGTCGACCGCATCGATCAGACGTCCTGA
- a CDS encoding TetR family transcriptional regulator gives MVRRTKEEALETRNSILDAAERVFFEKGVSRTSLADIAQAAGVTRGAIYWHFAHKSDLFTEMFDRVLLPLDELKAASQDPNEPDPLGRLMEICTVCLRDTANDPRRRRVFDILFLKCELVEEMGPVMIRYQTNMREGLAKIEGGLRNAISKGQMPVDLDTKLAAAMVHAFVSGSLRDMLFLPDATDFGAHAVQMVEGMFDALKLSPALRNGHARRTAGG, from the coding sequence ATGGTCCGAAGAACCAAAGAAGAGGCGCTGGAGACGCGCAATAGCATTCTCGACGCGGCCGAGCGCGTTTTCTTTGAGAAGGGCGTTTCGCGCACGTCGCTTGCCGACATCGCGCAGGCCGCCGGTGTCACACGCGGCGCGATCTACTGGCACTTCGCACATAAAAGCGACCTGTTCACTGAAATGTTCGACCGCGTGCTGCTGCCGCTGGACGAACTCAAAGCCGCCTCGCAAGACCCCAACGAGCCCGATCCGCTCGGTCGCCTGATGGAAATCTGCACAGTCTGCCTGCGCGACACCGCGAACGATCCGCGCCGCCGGCGCGTGTTCGACATCCTGTTTCTGAAGTGCGAACTGGTCGAGGAAATGGGCCCGGTGATGATCCGCTATCAGACCAACATGCGCGAAGGGCTCGCGAAAATCGAAGGCGGCCTGCGCAACGCCATCTCCAAAGGGCAAATGCCCGTGGATCTGGATACGAAGCTGGCCGCGGCCATGGTGCACGCATTTGTCAGCGGTTCGCTGCGCGACATGCTGTTCCTGCCCGACGCCACGGATTTCGGCGCTCACGCCGTGCAGATGGTGGAAGGCATGTTCGACGCGCTGAAGCTGAGCCCGGCGTTGCGCAACGGGCATGCACGGCGAACAGCCGGTGGTTAG
- a CDS encoding peptidase associated/transthyretin-like domain-containing protein: protein MKTQRNQRRIVAAAVCAALTLGLAGGAYAQQASDTTGGTTTDQTSAGNANGGGLPQIQQQGDVSFVSGGVGLDESKALQQAQSQWPLSLRFTGPGSDFLADVHVRVVDAHNGEVLSTTSRGPYMLVKLRPGRYTVHAQYKDRDQSKAVTVPAKGTAKAAFYWNTQ, encoded by the coding sequence ATGAAAACCCAACGCAATCAGCGAAGGATCGTAGCCGCTGCGGTATGCGCAGCGCTCACGCTCGGTCTGGCGGGTGGCGCGTATGCACAGCAGGCGAGCGATACGACCGGCGGCACGACCACCGATCAAACCAGCGCGGGCAACGCCAACGGTGGCGGCCTGCCGCAAATCCAGCAGCAAGGCGATGTCTCGTTCGTGTCGGGCGGCGTCGGTCTCGACGAATCGAAGGCGTTGCAGCAGGCGCAAAGCCAATGGCCGCTGTCGTTGCGCTTTACCGGCCCCGGTTCCGACTTTCTCGCCGACGTGCACGTGCGCGTGGTCGATGCGCACAACGGCGAGGTGCTGAGCACCACGTCCCGCGGACCTTACATGCTGGTCAAACTGCGCCCCGGCCGCTACACGGTGCATGCGCAATACAAGGATCGCGACCAGTCTAAAGCGGTGACGGTGCCGGCCAAGGGCACCGCGAAGGCCGCGTTCTACTGGAACACCCAATAA
- a CDS encoding CoxG family protein — MELNDALRIPLAPSDVWEALQDLALLRASLDNCESFTRLAHGEYELVMTVPLGPLRARYEARAHVAGQDSGPADAQRRTINFKARAEGIGALRGQIEVRVRADEGAQAGDKARGTRIDYTIWATSSGPLAELPTRQLENALHQLADDFFTEFDAVVRAKHGQGPNRARGSAVRRQHVFLRPITLGGMARRVRPDHGSALPGRAASASHGTSHGVSHGVSHHEPSPHAVPNWAWAAMIFLVALLLYVARWISER; from the coding sequence ATGGAACTGAACGACGCGTTACGGATTCCGCTTGCGCCGTCCGACGTCTGGGAGGCGTTGCAAGACCTCGCGTTGCTACGCGCCAGCCTCGACAACTGTGAGTCGTTCACTCGCCTCGCGCACGGCGAATACGAGTTGGTCATGACCGTGCCGCTCGGCCCGCTGCGCGCGCGCTATGAAGCGCGTGCCCACGTTGCCGGTCAGGATTCCGGACCGGCGGACGCGCAGCGCCGCACCATCAACTTCAAAGCCCGTGCCGAAGGGATCGGCGCATTGCGCGGCCAGATCGAAGTGCGCGTGCGCGCGGACGAAGGCGCGCAGGCGGGTGACAAGGCGCGCGGCACGCGGATCGATTACACGATCTGGGCGACCTCGTCCGGCCCGCTCGCCGAACTGCCGACGCGCCAACTCGAAAACGCGCTGCATCAACTGGCCGACGACTTCTTCACCGAGTTCGACGCGGTCGTACGCGCCAAGCACGGGCAAGGTCCGAATCGGGCGCGAGGTTCGGCGGTACGCCGCCAGCATGTGTTTCTGCGGCCGATCACGCTCGGCGGCATGGCGCGGCGCGTGCGCCCGGATCACGGCAGTGCGTTGCCGGGGCGCGCGGCGAGCGCGTCGCACGGCACCTCGCATGGCGTGTCGCACGGGGTCTCGCACCACGAGCCCAGTCCGCACGCAGTCCCGAACTGGGCCTGGGCTGCGATGATCTTTCTGGTGGCGCTGCTGTTGTATGTAGCGCGCTGGATCAGCGAACGTTGA
- a CDS encoding cysteine hydrolase family protein, with translation MTTPRRALIVIDVQNEYVSGDLPIEYPDVQTSLANIGRAMDAARAAGVPVVIVQNFAPADSPLFARGSNGAELHPVVSERARDHYVEKSLSSAFTGTDLAGWLAARQIDTLTVTGYMTHNCDASTINHAVHSGLAVEFLHDATGSVPYENSAGFASAEDIHRVFSVVLQSRFAAVTSTDEWIAAVQGGAPLERGNIYASNQKARAKRAVA, from the coding sequence ATGACCACACCGCGCCGTGCGCTGATCGTCATCGATGTGCAGAACGAATACGTGAGCGGCGATCTGCCGATCGAATACCCGGACGTGCAAACCTCGCTCGCCAACATCGGCCGCGCGATGGATGCGGCGCGGGCTGCCGGCGTGCCGGTGGTGATCGTGCAGAACTTCGCGCCGGCCGACTCGCCGTTGTTCGCGCGTGGCAGCAATGGGGCGGAGCTGCATCCGGTGGTGAGCGAGCGGGCGCGCGATCATTACGTGGAGAAGTCGCTGTCGAGCGCCTTCACCGGGACCGATCTGGCGGGCTGGCTCGCTGCGCGTCAAATCGACACGCTGACGGTCACCGGCTACATGACGCACAACTGCGACGCGTCGACCATCAACCACGCGGTTCACTCCGGGCTTGCCGTCGAATTTCTGCACGACGCGACCGGTTCGGTGCCCTACGAGAACAGCGCGGGGTTCGCCAGCGCCGAGGACATTCACCGCGTGTTCAGTGTGGTGCTGCAATCGCGTTTCGCGGCGGTGACGAGCACGGACGAGTGGATCGCGGCAGTGCAGGGCGGGGCGCCGCTGGAGCGCGGCAATATCTATGCGTCGAATCAGAAGGCGCGGGCCAAACGGGCCGTAGCGTAA